Proteins co-encoded in one Deinococcus malanensis genomic window:
- a CDS encoding nucleotidyltransferase domain-containing protein, whose protein sequence is MTFPPALLEAVQDHPYPLLFATISGAHLYGFPSPDSDWDLRGVHILPAREVLGLMGGQDTVQVMNDPTLDHMQMAPYGTDIELDLVTHDADKFFRLMLKRNGYVLEQLHSPLVVHTSPEHAELRHLAAGCVTRHHAHHYLGFSANQWRLFAKESPQRLKPLLYTFRTVLTGLYLMRTGETQANLSVLNEEARLPYLDELIARKRGGAEKEPFTGDVAFYEREVWRLTAQLEDARDTTHLPDEVTPETKHALSDLLVTLRLKDLS, encoded by the coding sequence ATGACATTTCCCCCAGCCCTGCTTGAAGCGGTCCAGGACCACCCCTACCCGCTGCTGTTCGCCACCATCAGTGGGGCGCACCTGTACGGGTTTCCCAGCCCAGACAGTGACTGGGACCTGCGTGGCGTGCACATCCTGCCCGCACGGGAGGTCCTGGGCCTGATGGGCGGACAGGACACCGTGCAGGTCATGAACGACCCCACCCTGGACCACATGCAGATGGCGCCGTACGGCACCGACATCGAACTCGACCTCGTGACGCACGACGCGGACAAGTTCTTCCGACTGATGCTTAAACGCAACGGGTATGTGCTCGAGCAGCTGCACTCCCCGCTGGTGGTGCACACCAGCCCGGAGCATGCCGAACTCCGGCACCTCGCGGCTGGCTGCGTCACCCGGCACCATGCCCACCATTACCTGGGATTCAGCGCCAACCAGTGGCGGCTGTTCGCCAAAGAGAGTCCCCAGCGTCTCAAGCCGCTGCTGTACACCTTCCGCACCGTGCTGACCGGCCTGTATCTGATGCGGACCGGGGAGACCCAGGCGAACCTGAGCGTGCTGAATGAAGAGGCCCGCCTGCCGTACCTCGACGAGCTGATCGCACGGAAGCGCGGCGGCGCGGAGAAGGAACCGTTCACTGGGGACGTGGCCTTCTACGAGCGGGAGGTCTGGCGGCTGACCGCGCAACTCGAAGACGCGCGTGACACCACGCACCTGCCGGATGAAGTGACGCCTGAAACGAAGCATGCGCTGAGCGACCTGCTGGTGACCCTGAGATTGAAGGACCTGTCATGA